The nucleotide sequence AACTGAAGCCTCTGAACTGTGGTTGCATGAAAGATTCTTTATCTAGTAGTTCCCTGCTCCATTTTCTCTAGTGTTTTCCCATAGCTTTGCTTTGCGATGGTTCCACTGGTAAGCAGGGAGCAAGGGGTATGAGTCTGTCTGTAGTGCAAATCATGCTTGTGTATCCGTCTTGTACCTCTCCAAATGTGGACACTGATCAAGCAGCCCGTGCTCTTCCCTTGAGTAGTTCGAATGGGCAATAATCACAAGAAGAGACTCAAATCCGTAGAAAAATCCTGCTATGTATTCTACcgctttcccttccctgcctgcaaagacagcagagctgggggagaaggtGCTGGATCCCAGCCTGGCCTGTCCATCATCCAGAGAAATGTTGGCAAAGGCCAGCGAGagtaaattctgctttcagttactCCTGAGTAATCCTGTTATGAATGAGGTTCCCCAGGAGTTTATGGACTGCATGGGGAGATGAGGCAACCTGCAGCTTCTTTATGATGATGGATAACGGCTGAAGCAGGGACATGTTTTATCTTGTATGTTGTTTATGGGGCTGacagtggagaaaaagaaaatactgcaaatggCACAAAGCTGCTAAGGAAGAAGTTGtttggtttcttccttttctctccatgGTGCCATGAAGTAGCATCCTCTGTAAACCGCGTGGATGCGGATGCCGCGGGGGGTGAGCGGAGGTCTGCGTTATGTCCGTGGTGACCACGAGTAAGCGACATAGCTCTGGGTTCCTCTTCCCATCATCCCTGACACCTACCTGGACTCTTTCTCTTGGACACATATTCACAAGCCCAACCGTTTGGGTTTTCCCCTGGTTTATTGACACGGGCTCAGAGGAGGAGCTGTACGTACTCGTGCCCGCCGCGTGGCTAACTCGCTTGCTGGTCTCCTCCTCACCGCAGGCGGGCTCAGGAGCGCATGTCTGTTCAGCCTCACCGTCTACACCCCAGCTTTGACTTCAGCCACCAACTGCAAACTCCACAACCCATGGGGCCCCAGCCCAGGTATTTAGCCGAAGGCACAGACTGGTAAGTCTTCCACATTTCGCTAGTGAGTTGAATGAGGTGTTTAAGAAGTCCTGGGGAGGCTGCAAGGGTTGGTGAACGTCATCATGGATCAATGCTTTCATGAAAGCTAATGGTTCAGCTCAACAGATACAATGTGAGGGGGTGCGCGATGGGAAAATTAATCTCTGGGAGGGCCGTGAGTGTGTGCTAAAGCCTTTATGCATGTATATGATAACATCGAGGCATTGATATCATAGAGTGCAGCCAAGCATTAATCTTCCCCAGGGGCTTTTCCtgctgcagggcacagccagCGTCTTTTTTCCGTAGACCGACGTCTCTGCCTGAAGTAGACCTTCTGCTGTCCACCAGGCACTGAAAAACCAGTGGCCACAACTTTTTCTGTGTTCTAAATTAGGGAGCACCATGATGTCCTGCCCCGCAGGGTGGTGTGAATGAATTAATAGTTGTTAATCGTTCTCCCACTGTAGTGTTCGATACCCTGGAAAAGCTGAGCGAGGAATTGATCgttttgttttcagagcaggTTTTGAGCTCTTGCGCAGTTAATAAGGTATGGGCCCCTACTtggaagaataagaaaataaaaacatacttctGAGTAGCTGCTTGTTAGCTGAGCAAAGTCCATTCTGTGCACTGAGTGGAAAAAATAGCATGTGAACATGTAATTAGAGACAATCGCAATGTGTATGCACAAGGGGACGGAAATAAAAAGGCACAGGAAATCTTAATTATGGCATTTCCTAGCATATGAGCACTACGCTCTGCAAATGGAGAGTCCTTTtaacacagggttttttttttccccttccagggTAATAATACACAGCCTAAAATAATGGCCAGATACTTCTGCCATTTTCTTCTCAGGTGTTCCCATTACTGGCACCACTGTGAGCTGAATTTGGCCAGGATGACATTGTTCGGATCAGTTTGCAAAGCGGTTCACATACCACCCAGATAGAGCCattctttctgcctctctttcgGCGCAGAGTGTTTAATTATAATCATTAAAAGGATCTGATAAATCATCGCTTTATGTTctactcctcctccctcctttttccccctgTGTTGCTCCATAGCCTTATAAAACCTAAGGAGTGGGGATGACAGAAAACATATACTGTGTACATATATTTGGGTGACTCACTTCCCCTCGGGCCACATGTACAGTTTTGCCCAGTGACAGATATAAAAACTTTCCTTTAATGTGTTGCCACCTCATGAGCAGCAGCGGCACTCACTCGGAGGCAGTAGGTGGTAGGCACTGTTGCGGGAAATGGGGATGGAAAGAAGATCTGAAGGTGATCAGTCATCTCAGACAGCCCAACCTCCATTAAAATCTTCCAGCGAAGAATAAATAAATTCCCATTTGGTTCCTTAAATCATCTTCTGCACACGCACTGGGTGACGACCATCCAACCTGTTATGTGGAGCCTTATCCTTCACTTCTTGGTTGTTGGCAGCCCGTGTACCATAAATATCACAGCTCTTGAACCTCGCATCTGAGCATCAGGATGCTGTACAGTAGCACAGGCTAGAACGTGATGGTTGGGTTTGATTTTCTTCAGCTAATGTGCTCTGCTTATTCACCCCCAAACCCTGGGAAAACAGCATTCCATGCAGTATTCTGCTTTGGACCCTTCTGTAGACCCACAGAATCGCTTCAGGAGCCTCGACACCCCATTTTAGGGCTCTAGCTGCACCAGTGCACAAACAGTTCAGCAGTGCTGTCATTCCAATTACTTGTGCAAGTTAATAGTGGCCATTCATCTTTGAGAGATGTCTTCGGTCCTTGTCCTCAAAGCACTCTGTGGATTATCACGTCTATTTTGTAGACAGGGAATATGggaaggcagagaggaagaggTCAAGGTTATGCATCAGGCCAGTGACAGGGCTGGGAATGGACCCAAAGCATCCCGATTTCCACTTGAGCCTTCCATCCACCTGGGAACAGTCTTAAGCAATTGGATAAATCTCCACAATTGTGACACGGGAGCTGGAAAATGCCCAGCCCTGCAGATTCCCACCCTGGTTGTGTTCCTGCCAGTTGCCTGCTGTGTTTTATCCTCTGCCAGGTTTTGTCTGTCTAGCACATACATGGCTAGCACGGGGCCAGCAAAAATAGTCCCTCTCTTTGCATCAGCTTGATGTGGGGTGACTTATTAGGGGGTACTAGAGGACTGGAGCTGCTGCCTGGTACACAGGCTGTTCTGGGTAAAGGATTTCTGCATTTACTGTCCCCTCACGTCCGTTATCTGCTGTTGGGCGAAAACAGTTTCACAGCTGCTGAAGGACACGTCTGGGTTGCTCCTAACCAGCCGTGGCACTCGCTGCCGCTGTCCTCCTCACAGGGGAAGAGAAGTTCGAGGCTGAAATGGGAAGCCACCCCTGTGCTCTAATTAgctttgcttttgtaaatgtGAAGACAATGGTTATTAGAGCGCCAGCTTTGGTAATTATGATAAAGTAAATGACGTTCAAAGCACTTGTTTGCTGAGAGACTCCTTGGCTGGAGAGCCGAGGGATCAGCTAATTGGATTATAGATGGAGATGCTGTTTTAGGTCTCCTCCCGTCCCCTCCACACGGCGTGTGGATGGGGTTGCAGTTTGTTTCTGCATGCTTGGattgggcagagctgcagggtttTCTGGGATTTTGGTTATGCCAAGTCTTGGGATTGAGCTGGAttatttttctggaggaaaaaagtgccCAAACTCACCAAGCTGAACCCCAGCTCTGCTTGCCTGGGCCAGGCTGCGTGTGGGCAAGTGGGACCATCGGGGATGTCCTGCTTTACCGGTGCTGGCCCGCTGGTTGTGTGACACCCTTTCCTACAGCAGTCTCATCCAGAAATTTCTTAAAACCTTTATATTTTCTGCACAAACAGCAGTTCTGGAGTTCGCTGAGGCTGGGGTCAGGCAAAGTGTAGTCTCCCTTGTTTCCTCATGTCCTACCATGATCTGGGCTGGGAAACCTTCAAAGAGAGCACAGGCACATCGAAAAGCCCCCCGAGAGAGCCTAGCCGGCTCCTAACAACTACCCAGAATGGTTCATCAGTGTGTCCCCAGAGTAATTAGCTGTATTCCTGCAAAATATTCAAGACAAAATGCAATTGTTTGCAGTGATGGCAGCACAGGGAAGACCTGGGCTGGCTAGGTTGAGTTACCGAGCTTGGATATCGAACGGAGCCACCAAAATGTTCTTGCTCTGAAATTAGCAGGCTGCATCTGTGCAGCTCTTGACCCTGGCTAACACAAATGCTAACCGGCATAAAAACAACCCCTCACTCCTTCGTGCTGGCCTGGTGGGCGATTGCCCAAATTGGAGGAAACTCCCTTCCAAGCAGTAGCATCACCCCAGGCTGAGGAACCCAGAGCAGCCCAGGGCCCACCAGTGGAGGTTGCCCTGTGAGCAGGATCCGACTTGCTGCAAGCCATGCAATAAAACCGTGCGGTCAAAGCCGTATCTTCATCCTCGTGCCCACAGGGACCTCAGTGTCGATGCGGGACTGACTCACGCCCAGTTCCAGGTCCGGCCGGTCCCTCAGCCCTATCAGCATTACTTAGCTACACCTCGGATGCACCATTTCCCCAGAAGCACATCCTCGACACAGATGGTAAGTGAAACGCTTTTACCAAGAAATGTTTTAAGCATTGTCTGCCAGAAGGCAGTCAAAATAAAGGCTGCTATCTTTCTATCACCTGTCTTCTGCGAATCCTACTTATCTCCGGCCGTGGGAGGGAGTGTCTGAAAGGATAATGTTGCATCATTGCACTCTGGattagagaaaggaaagaaaagctcagCTGCTCTGGAAAGATTCGGTCCATCACGTGCAGCACCACGCTCACAAGCTGGTCTGCAAAACCTGGGCAGGGTTTGAGAGACGCAGCAGTTATtactaataataaaaatactaataatactGGAACAAACTGTGGGCTCCCAGGACTTTTTGTATACAGAAGGATTAGCAGTAGGTGACTCCCTTCCTTGGCTCAACCCCGAGGACCGTCCCTTATCACGTCGTCGTTCTCTACATCAGCCTTGATGCCATCTGTAAAGGTTTTGCATGACCTCTCGCACAGGTGGAGGTGGGGTTTGATGAGAAGATGGGCTGACAGGGGTCATTTGCTGGCCCTTCTCCTAACAGGGTGCTGTGTTTGGAGCTGAGCCATGCCAAGCACTGCTAATCCTCAGAAATCCCACGAGGGTGTTTTTGCCTTGTGCCCATAGCCGGACCCTGACGCCTGGGTACTACAGCAAGGCTTAAAAAATCAAAGCTTGGATGAAGAGAAATCCAcccatttaaaactaaaaataaaatctctttttaaGCTAATCCATGTTGAGAATCTGGAACTGCAATGTTATAAATGCAACAGGAATTATTATAACAGATAGTTTATTCAGAAGAAATGCATGTTCTTAGTTATCATTTATAGGAGATCTATTtaataaaacctcattttttgGTTATTAAAAGGCTTCCACTGGGGAAGGTGTCGGTCTGctctttcattttgaatttttaaagcacTAGATTTAAATCAGGGTACACAAGGGATTTCTACGGGCAAGTACAGGTggctttattttcctccctctcttcttgcAGGTTGTTCACGAAATCAGAAATTACCCTTATCCTCAGCTTCAGTTACTTGCTCTTCAGGGACTGAACCCAAGCAGGCACACGTCCGCTGTGCGGGAGAGCTATGAAGTACGTATCTTGGGGACTAGAATTATTATTAAATGTTGAAATGCTGGGAATCTATGCGAGCTCTGGCATAAACTTGTAAGACTGTTTTGTGGCATGGCAGTTGTATTGAGTCTTGCAGCAATTTTAGTAATAACTGGGAGGCAAAGGGGTTGAGTCAGTTTGGTAAAAGTTGGTTTACTCCAAGGTGCCTGGGTCTGGCTCGGGTTGACTCTGGCTCCCTTCATGTCTGTGAACAAAGTGCTGTAGttctacaggggtttttttcccagcctgtCAAATGGAGCTCAAATTCCACcctaatttctgaaatattggAGATCCAACTCTTAGCCTTGAACCCTTAGTTATTAGCCCAAGTGCTAGGGCTCAGATCCATCATTAAAGCACGACCGATTTGGGTTTGATGGACATTTCTATCAAGGAAAGGGCAGGAGGGAGCCTTGGTCACCACCAGGtaggctggggtggtgggacctcGTGTCCCGGGAGCAATCCTGATGGCAATTTGCTGGTGTTCCCGTGccgcaggagctgctgcagctggaggacagGCTGGGCAGCGTGAGCCGGGGTGCCGTCCAGAACACCATCGAGAGGTTCACCTTCCCCCACAAGTACAAGAAGGTGAGCGCCCCAAAACCGCGTCACGGCTGCCAGCCCCTCTCAGTTGGCCAAGGGTTGTGGGCACAGAGCGGACAGAAGGAAGGATGTTGGTGGGTCGCAATCCTCAGGGTTGGCAAACTGGTGCCCTCAATCAAAATATTCCCCGAAACGGGGGAGGAATGTAAAATCCGGAATCGATGCTTTAATATCTTGTGGGGCTCCCGGGCTGAAGCAGTGGTGTAGCTCAGCTGGCTGTTTCTCACTTCTAGGCTAGGAAGCTGCGGGCCAAATTTTCAAAAGGGTCTCAACCTTCTCCCACCCAGCGGGTGCAATTTCACCCCTGTCCGCACCTGGTAAGAAAGTGCACACACCAAGGGGGCTTCGTGCATGCAAACCCACCCCGTTCTGCATGCAAGCGGCGCTGCCCGCGCACCCCGCCGTGAGGGCGCGGGCTCCATGGTGTGGGGGAGGTTGTCCTCCCCTCGCTTTGCAAGGGTTGTCTCCTCTGTTGGAGCTGATCTCCTGCCCCTAAGGAAACGGGTGCCATATTTTTGGGTTGTGCTAAGtagaaaatggggaaaatgctTGTTTGGGTAGTAATTTCACATGTTGGTCATTCCCGGCTGGGCAGTAACAAGTAGGGGTGTTGCATTGCCCTGGTTGGAAGCGAGTCAACTCCTGCTGCGCTTCTCTCTGACCGCATCTCCGGTGGATCCAGAAAAATCATATTGATAGGAATGGATGtgtggagggaagaggaaaggggagagcTGACAGGCTAAGCGCTGCCCCATGGCGCAGCGTGGGGCTGGGCCAGTGGCCAAGCTGGCATGGGGCACAGTGGTTGCCCTTCCTGGCAGTGGTGGCCTCACATGTTTTGGGGTCTCCAGGAGAAGCCTCCAGCAAAGGAGACCATGGGGCTAGCCCCACTGCAAGGAGGATGGAtggaggaggtggtggggggCTCTGTTAGGGCAGCAGAGGACAGGGTGCTCCTTGGGGCACTACCACCAGGCCCACTGccaccagccccaggaggagACGTGCCGACCAGCAGTGTGTTGGTGGCATCCTCCCCTCACTGGCTGTTTTGGGTGGGCTGGCTTCCCCAAGCTGGAGGATCTGGCTGACAGATGAAGCTTTTATTATTTACCTTCCTGCAACTACCAGGGCTTGGGAGAGCATTAGAAAGCCAAGTCCTAACCAAATTATGTCTTTAACCTTGCTGCAGAGAAGACCGCAGGAGGGCAAAGCTGAGCAAGAGGATGGAGAGGAGTCGGACACCGACGAGAAATGCACAATCTGTCTGTCCATGCTTGAAGATGGAGAAGACGTCAGGTACGATCCTTCCATCTGCTCCTCTGACTCTGGATGCCATCTGAGTTGTGTTTACTGGGATTAATGGTGCCATGCGCTGGTGGGATTGTCCCTGTTCTCGTCCTAACAAACTTGGGCTGTTGCAGGGTCTGGGAAACTAAATGCCATTTAGATGGCCATTGGTACAGCCTGTAGgtaggaagagcagcagaagggcCAAGTTTTTGTAGTTGGGTTTGGATCACCTGCTTCAAGGCTGTGCCAACGGGCCAGGTGGCAAGTGTCAGAGAAGGATGGGTCCCAGGTCTCAGGCAGCCATCTGGAGCTCAGGGACATCAATGTCTGAGCTTGACAGATGACCAAAGTATGATAAAAGGGAGTGTGGGTGTGAAGTCCAGGGGATTTTGGCTTGTGACCAGGAGGGAGCTGCTTTATTGTAGAATAAGTGAGATTACTCCACCCGCATGGTCGCAGGGAACAGTCCTGAGCCAACAATAAAGCCCCAGTTATCCCTCACAGACATCCCCAGGCTCTTGGTTGGGTCAAATCTCTGCTTGTGGATGGGGGACAGAGGATGGGGACAAGCAGTTGCAAAGGGCTGAGCTACCATGGCTGAAGGAGCTGCACGTGGGCGGTGCAGCTGCActacctgctcctgctcctcaccCTTGAATTCCCTTAAACCATCAAGAAAAACTCTGATCTTCTTGCTGTGGGTCCTTGTGGCTCAGGGTCCCTCTGGCTCATGAGGGTGAGCAAAGAGATGGCAAAGGTGTGATGTAGGAGAAAAGCAACCACAATCCCTGGGGCACACCAGACACCCACATAGGAGTGCTGGGGACCCACCTGACTGCTAATGAGCCACAACGATGAAGAACCAAGAGGCTTTGGAGTATAACCTAATACTCCTGAAAGgttaaaaagcagcagccagggtAATTAATAACTGGAACAACTCAGTTCAGGAGGGTGTGGGGTTTTCTAAAAGGCTTTTAGCCAAGAAGGACATCATCTCAGACCTACTGCCCTATGTGAGCTGGCGTGGTTGGGGAAGGCTGTACCGGTGTCCCTACATCGGTGCTTTCCCATGTTTGAAGCAGCCCCGGCTGCTGCTTTCTGGCTTTTCTTGGTCCCCTGGACCTTCTCCATCCTAACGGGGTGGTACTTCTCTCTCGGCAGGCGGTTGCCCTGTATGCATCTCTTCCACCAAGTGTGCGTGGACCAGTGGCTGGCCACCAGCAAGAAGTGCCCGATCTGCAGGGTGGACATTGAAACACAGCTCGGCTCGGACAGCTGAAAGGACTGGCTGGACACACCATTTTCCTTACCAGGTCATATGGCCATAAACCCTTGCAGCAAAATTTTTGCCTTCTGAGCCATTTGATTGAGAGGAAAAGTCTGCAGGCACGttagtgaggaggaggaggaggaggaggaggtggcggtACAATATCTAGCAGTAGGAGATATTGCACATACGCAGGATACGGGCCCGGTGAAAGGGAGCTGGCATTCCCGGAGCTCAGAGACCCCGTGCTGCAGAAGATTTAGTGTTGAACATGAAGGAACTAGTTGTGGTAGTCTGGCCTGTCAATCCTGCATTTCATGAGGATTGTATATATACCTCTCGAATACGTAGAAACATGTTAGGGGTCCTTTAGCTATTTCTATGGATGGCAGCTGGAGCATGTTAGCTTAAGAAATGTTGTGTTTGATGCCCTACTCATCTTGTGGTGGACATGTTGCTGTTACCTAATTTGcaccaaatattttttcatagaTTCCTTATTTTGGTGCCTGATTAATACATGGCGGAGGGGGAATAGAGGTCAAGCTTTCCCACCCTTGTGGGGGAAGAGGCGAAAAAGCAAAATCCTGTTTACAGTCAGAAGGGTTGCGCTCTTTGCCTCAGCCGCGTGTGCTTCCTTTCCTTGCATTTACAGTGTGTTGCAAATTtagagaaacttaaaaaaaataaaaattgggaaTGAAATGAATGAAGCAATAGGGAGAAGCTTCGTTCCTGCTTATCTGCTGGTGCTGGACACTTTCTGTAGGGGCACGATATTGGAGTAGAtgctgtttctttgctttccGTCTCTTAGCGATAGCTTCGCATATCGAAATCCAAGGAAGGGCTGGCTTCATAATTGCCGTTGTCCATGATGCTTTCCCCTGTGAGCTGTGAGGCTGGTTGGCTTCAGCAGCCACTGCCAGCACTGGTCCAAAAGGATGGTTACTGGAGTTGGTGCCTATAGCTGTGCTTTGGGGTATAATAACGCCAGAGAGGTGCTGAGAGATGTACGCTGCCGAGTCCTCTCCCACGCAAAACCATCTCTGCTAACGGGAAAGGAGAAAACTCGATGCTCTCAAGGCACCGCTGAGGCCGTGAGCATTTTGGCACGGGAGGGGAAGGCAGATTGGAAGGGCAGTTTGCTGCTTTTTGGAGGGGCTGGGTTGTGACCCTGCTTCAAAGCACGTGCACCTGCACCCGCGTGCATTTGTATACACAGGTCATATCCATACGGAGAGTGGAGCGGTTGTTAAAATGAAACTTAATTGCATTAACGATCAAAACAGAATTAGGAGGTGGTCCCCGAAGGAGTGAGCTGTTGCGATCCAAGCTTCCCCTGAAATAAAGACCTCAGCTCGCCAACCGCAGGGACTGAGCTGAAAAGTCCCTGGAGAACTGACATTCACAaccaaaaacctttttttttttttttttttttttttttttttttgcatactaGGGGAGCAAAGGGAGAAGCAGAGGAACAAGGGGAATTAGTCAGGAACATTATATATTGAAAATACTGATGTGGCGGGAATGATTTCTGGCTCCCCTGAGCATCTGTTTTGCTGGAGCCAAGTGATGCTCTCCAAGAAGAACAATCATAAATTACCATCTGAGAGATCACAGAATTCCCATGAGCTGTAATTGGAAAACACCAACCTCAGAGACaacccagagattttttttttttcccaaatggagaggggagggaaagaggggagcCCCATGGGGTGCAAGGATGCAGGAGCTCCTCTCTTGCTGTGCCCATGCAGGTGAGAGGGATTGGAAGGGGACACATGGTGGCATATAAGGAAGatgatagaaggaagaaatgttttacgatgagggtggtgagacactagaagaggttgcccagagaggtgggagatgccccatccctggg is from Harpia harpyja isolate bHarHar1 chromosome Z, bHarHar1 primary haplotype, whole genome shotgun sequence and encodes:
- the ARK2C gene encoding E3 ubiquitin-protein ligase RNF165, with the translated sequence MVLVHVGYLVLPVFGSVRNRGAPFQRSQHPHATSCRHFHLGPQPQLSTDFTLPHAVQPQPGLTPHMAPAHQHSGPLHQPLAPVPALPFQDVAGPSFLPQALHQQYLLQQQLLEAQHRRLMPHHPRRAQERMSVQPHRLHPSFDFSHQLQTPQPMGPQPRYLAEGTDWDLSVDAGLTHAQFQVRPVPQPYQHYLATPRMHHFPRSTSSTQMVVHEIRNYPYPQLQLLALQGLNPSRHTSAVRESYEELLQLEDRLGSVSRGAVQNTIERFTFPHKYKKRRPQEGKAEQEDGEESDTDEKCTICLSMLEDGEDVRRLPCMHLFHQVCVDQWLATSKKCPICRVDIETQLGSDS